The window TAGAAATATTCATATAAAAAAGCCAAGGTGCTCATTTGATGAACACCTTGGCTTGAACATTAATAAATCCAGCTTGAGATGGTTTGATCCCAGCTTGTGAGTTCTTCTTGTTTGAAGAATAAGTTGATTTCTCTTTCAGCACTTTCTGGTGAGTCTGAGCCATGGATAATGTTTTTTCCAACCGTCAATCCATAGTCTCCTCTAATTGTGCCTGGAAGCGCTTCCTTCGGGTTTGTTTTGCCGATAATCTGTCTTGTTACATCTACTACCTGTTCACCTTGCCATACCATTGCAAATACTGGTCCTGACGTAATAAAGTCAACCAATTCCCCGAAAAATGGTTTTTCTTTATGCTCTCCGTAATGTGTTTCTGCTACTTCTTTTGGAATACTCATTAGTTTTGCACCAACAAGCTGAAGCCCCTTTTTTTCGAATCTTGACACAATTTCACCAATTAATTGTCTTTCCACACCATCAGGTTTGACCATAAGAAATGTTTTGTCCATATACGTTCTCCACCCCGTCGTTATGTATGTATAGGCTTACATTGTTACAAAGTGATCGTATCATTTTTTTTTATAATAATCAATTTTTGACAAAAAATTTCACAAAAAAACCAATCAACAACATGTTGATTAGAATTTTCGTTTACCAATATATTTGGCAATGGAGGCGAGTGACGTTTTCGCTCGTCCTCGAGGAAGTTTGTCCAGCTGTTCAAATGCCTTCTTCAAATACATTTCACTCACTCGAATCGAGCGGTCGATCGCATCTGTTTGTTTGAGATGTTCAATCACAGGCTTCAGCTGCATTTCCGTTGTTTCACTATTAATCAGCTTTAATTGGCCTTCGAGTGCCTGGTTCTTCAGTGCATATAAGACCGGGAGTGTGACATTTCCTTGTAAAAGGTCTCCCCCAACAGGCTTACCAAGCTCTTCTTCAGTTGATGTGAAATCAAGCACATCATCAATGATCTGATAGGACATACCGACATAATAGCCAAACCAGTAAAGGGCTTTATGTGTTTTCTCATCTGTACCTGCTGCTATCGCACCTAACTGGCAGCTGCCTGCAATGAGCAAGGCTGTTTTTCGTTTGATTCTTCTTAAGTATGTACGCAGGTTTTGATCCATATTGTATTTGTCTTTCACTTGCTCGATTTCACCAAGACAGAGCTCGACGACCATCTTTGACAAAATTTCATGCGCCATTGGGTGATTGATCTTTGTCATATACTCAAGCGATCTTGCAAACATATAATCTCCTGTGTACATGGCAATTCGATTGTCCCATTTTGCCTTAATCGTTGGCTTGCCTCTTCTCAGCTCAGCATCATCAATGACATCATCATGAACGAGCGATGCCATATGAATCAGCTCAAGAGCAACGGCAACATATTTAATTTTATTAATGTCATAGTCGCCAAACATGCCTGAAAGGAGAACAAAAACGGGGCGGATTCGTTTTCCGCCCGCTTGCAGCAAATGAAGACCTGCTTCACTTAATAATGCATAATCAGAGCGAACTGTTTGTTCAAGCTCTTTTTCAATAATATCGATATCATGATTTAAAAAAGAGAT is drawn from Bacillus pumilus and contains these coding sequences:
- the ndk gene encoding nucleoside-diphosphate kinase; amino-acid sequence: MDKTFLMVKPDGVERQLIGEIVSRFEKKGLQLVGAKLMSIPKEVAETHYGEHKEKPFFGELVDFITSGPVFAMVWQGEQVVDVTRQIIGKTNPKEALPGTIRGDYGLTVGKNIIHGSDSPESAEREINLFFKQEELTSWDQTISSWIY
- the hepT gene encoding heptaprenyl diphosphate synthase component II — translated: MKLKAMISFLNHDIDIIEKELEQTVRSDYALLSEAGLHLLQAGGKRIRPVFVLLSGMFGDYDINKIKYVAVALELIHMASLVHDDVIDDAELRRGKPTIKAKWDNRIAMYTGDYMFARSLEYMTKINHPMAHEILSKMVVELCLGEIEQVKDKYNMDQNLRTYLRRIKRKTALLIAGSCQLGAIAAGTDEKTHKALYWFGYYVGMSYQIIDDVLDFTSTEEELGKPVGGDLLQGNVTLPVLYALKNQALEGQLKLINSETTEMQLKPVIEHLKQTDAIDRSIRVSEMYLKKAFEQLDKLPRGRAKTSLASIAKYIGKRKF